One window from the genome of Eucalyptus grandis isolate ANBG69807.140 chromosome 7, ASM1654582v1, whole genome shotgun sequence encodes:
- the LOC104454948 gene encoding adenylate isopentenyltransferase 5, chloroplastic codes for MKSTHEAPKLNKPKVVFIMGATGTGKSKLSIDLAVHYQTEVINSDKIQVYKGLDVVTNKVTDLECRGVPHHLLGVIDDPDVDFSVHDFCRDALTAINQITQRGRAAIVAGGSNSFIEVLVEDPTYNFKSIYDCCFIWLDVSPPVLNERVSKRVDEMVAAGLIDEVRGVFVPQPDYSRGIRRAIGVPEMDRFLRAENRLIDDEKPKEVLLDEAINEIKVNTFKLTCRQVEKIRMLREERGWNIRRIDATGVFESPGAADVEKAWRSLVLEPSLAMVGDFLKGHEKSFSPPNQFPATLPQVPVEM; via the coding sequence ATGAAGTCCACCCATGAAGCTCCAAAGTTGAACAAGCCCAAGGTTGTGTTTATCATGGGAGCAACAGGAACCGGAAAATCCAAGCTCTCAATCGACCTCGCGGTCCATTATCAAACCGAGGTCATCAATTCCGACAAAATCCAAGTGTACAAGGGGCTCGACGTCGTCACCAACAAGGTCACCGACCTCGAGTGTCGAGGCGTGCCACACCACCTCTTAGGAGTGATCGACGACCCCGACGTTGACTTCTCGGTGCATGATTTTTGTCGCGACGCGTTGACCGCCATCAATCAGATAACGCAACGTGGGCGTGCCGCAATCGTTGCCGGGGGATCGAACTCCTTCATTGAGGTGCTCGTGGAGGATCCGACGTATAATTTCAAGTCCATTTACGACTGCTGTTTCATCTGGCTGGATGTGTCGCCGCCCGTCCTGAACGAGCGCGTGTCGAAACGGGTGGACGAGATGGTTGCTGCGGGCCTGATAGACGAGGTGCGAGGAGTGTTCGTCCCGCAACCCGACTACTCACGTGGCATTCGCCGTGCGATTGGAGTCCCGGAGATGGACCGTTTCCTGAGAGCCGAGAACCGTCTGATCGATGACGAGAAGCCGAAGGAGGTGTTGCTCGATGAGGCTATCAACGAGATCAAGGTCAACACCTTCAAGTTAACCTGTCGACAAGTGGAGAAGATCCGGATGCTTAGGGAAGAGCGCGGGTGGAACATACGCCGCATCGATGCGACCGGGGTTTTCGAGAGTCCAGGGGCGGCAGATGTTGAGAAGGCGTGGCGGAGTCTGGTGCTGGAACCAAGCCTGGCCATGGTAGGAGATTTCCTCAAGGGCCATGAGAAATCATTCAGTCCGCCGAATCAATTTCCTGCGACCTTGCCTCAAGTTCCCGTGGAAATGTAG